A stretch of the Mycobacteroides immunogenum genome encodes the following:
- a CDS encoding SRPBCC family protein, which translates to MIPTEDRTVAVELVIDSAASRIFDVLANPANHAALDGTDAVRTPMLDAPDRLHPGAIFTMRMRTRPSNLTLSALVQAAVALTHRGRLTNVVTEFDEPYRIAWQNFGRHTWRYELEPLTPTRTLVRETFDYSTNIAPWLLELARFPTVNHRAMRETLNRLAATVSMKV; encoded by the coding sequence ATGATACCGACCGAGGATCGCACCGTGGCCGTCGAGCTGGTTATCGACAGCGCCGCGTCACGGATATTCGATGTGCTGGCCAATCCGGCGAATCATGCCGCGCTCGACGGGACGGATGCGGTGCGCACTCCCATGCTGGACGCACCCGACCGCCTCCATCCGGGCGCGATATTCACCATGCGAATGCGCACCAGGCCGTCGAATCTGACCCTCTCCGCGCTCGTCCAAGCGGCCGTCGCGCTCACGCACCGCGGCCGGCTGACGAATGTCGTCACCGAATTCGACGAACCGTACCGAATCGCCTGGCAGAACTTCGGCCGGCACACCTGGCGATACGAGCTGGAACCGCTGACGCCGACACGAACCCTGGTGCGGGAAACCTTCGATTACTCAACCAACATCGCACCATGGTTGCTCGAGCTGGCGCGATTTCCCACGGTAAATCATCGAGCCATGCGAGAAACACTGAACAGGCTCGCGGCAACTGTCAGCATGAAGGTATGA
- a CDS encoding DUF1272 domain-containing protein: MKPDCEKCGAPLNHGATAWICSYECTFCPQCHSALKTCPNCGGELTTRPRRGTSTAPAS, encoded by the coding sequence ATGAAGCCCGACTGCGAGAAATGCGGAGCACCACTGAATCACGGCGCAACCGCATGGATTTGCAGTTATGAATGTACGTTCTGCCCCCAATGTCACAGTGCCCTGAAAACGTGCCCGAACTGCGGTGGCGAATTGACGACACGCCCGCGGAGGGGAACATCTACCGCTCCGGCTTCATGA
- a CDS encoding NAD-dependent epimerase/dehydratase family protein, producing MSNIQPKVLVIGASGALGKAVCDVFSARHWNVVRGLRTPDGQSDSVYVDLEDEHSVAEAMAEADIVVNTVPLNYTAERIALTTGAKLLSLAITEMSAQQGLRNQYLNASGTVVLNAGLAPGVTNLVVRDLLSFDRYWKGRITIAVPLPWNGYRGTEGIRMVHANFTTSGRHGAYSGSHDAVVISFPEPIGDTECIGWSERNDGWVQRLAAGRMVRAYCYIDNRRLNSWIVRLNKRDILGRLPLWPFLRFQRRFETPTQEPVSIWVSLKTPDFEHSRIITCSGWYLGSAKAAEVMAAQLLNSEHLAGRGCLDANEAFTLADIAGPLQESGIVVHNHIPEIGIHRAVPAYAGRPAAGWAPGLGERDRWSGTDNTR from the coding sequence ATGAGCAATATCCAGCCGAAGGTTCTTGTCATTGGCGCATCGGGGGCGCTGGGCAAGGCTGTTTGCGATGTATTCAGTGCCCGTCACTGGAATGTAGTGCGGGGCCTGCGCACTCCCGATGGACAATCCGATTCCGTCTATGTCGATCTCGAGGATGAGCATTCCGTTGCCGAAGCCATGGCTGAAGCGGACATCGTTGTGAACACGGTGCCGCTGAACTACACGGCCGAAAGGATTGCGTTGACCACCGGGGCCAAGCTGCTCAGCCTCGCCATCACCGAGATGTCCGCACAACAAGGGTTGCGGAACCAATATCTGAATGCCTCAGGGACCGTTGTGCTGAATGCCGGTCTCGCGCCAGGCGTAACGAATCTGGTTGTCAGAGATCTACTTTCGTTTGACCGGTACTGGAAGGGGCGCATCACGATCGCCGTACCGCTGCCGTGGAATGGGTATCGGGGCACCGAAGGAATTCGGATGGTCCACGCAAACTTCACCACATCAGGGCGGCACGGGGCTTACTCGGGCTCTCATGACGCGGTGGTCATTTCGTTCCCGGAGCCGATTGGTGACACCGAGTGCATCGGATGGTCCGAACGTAACGACGGCTGGGTGCAGCGGCTGGCCGCAGGCCGCATGGTTCGCGCTTACTGCTACATCGACAACCGCCGACTCAACTCCTGGATTGTGCGCTTGAACAAGCGTGACATCTTGGGACGGCTTCCGTTGTGGCCGTTCTTGAGATTTCAGCGCAGGTTTGAGACCCCCACGCAGGAGCCCGTTTCCATTTGGGTTTCCTTGAAAACGCCCGATTTCGAGCATTCCAGAATCATCACCTGCAGCGGGTGGTACCTCGGTTCCGCCAAGGCCGCCGAGGTGATGGCCGCGCAGCTCCTCAACAGCGAGCATCTCGCGGGCCGCGGCTGCCTGGACGCTAACGAAGCGTTCACCCTGGCCGATATTGCCGGTCCGCTGCAAGAATCCGGCATCGTGGTGCATAACCACATTCCCGAGATCGGGATTCACCGCGCGGTGCCTGCATACGCGGGCCGCCCCGCCGCGGGCTGGGCACCCGGCCTGGGCGAACGCGATCGCTGGAGCGGTACCGACAACACCCGTTAG
- a CDS encoding VOC family protein yields MTPVRIGAIVLRVDDLDRQLRFWSAALDYAPRQAPSEDWAVLAPRSGVGPNLSLDKRHSVAQVPPRTHLDLYTHDQEREVTRLLGLGAKRIDWPRPPAADFVTLEDPEGNRFDVVQLR; encoded by the coding sequence ATGACTCCGGTACGCATCGGCGCGATAGTCCTGCGGGTCGACGACCTGGACCGCCAGCTACGGTTCTGGTCCGCGGCTTTGGACTACGCCCCACGCCAAGCACCGAGTGAGGACTGGGCGGTACTGGCGCCGCGAAGCGGTGTCGGCCCCAACCTCTCACTGGACAAACGGCATTCGGTCGCGCAGGTACCTCCGCGTACCCATCTGGACCTCTACACACACGACCAGGAACGCGAGGTGACGCGACTCCTCGGCCTCGGCGCCAAACGCATCGACTGGCCGCGCCCGCCGGCAGCCGATTTCGTCACCCTGGAGGATCCCGAGGGGAACCGTTTCGACGTCGTGCAGTTGCGCTAA
- a CDS encoding PrsW family intramembrane metalloprotease, translating into MPGFGQRIKKVGAPIGVIIALALVTGLIIAGLLLSNPVGAMIGLVLSSVAIGIVVLCYLWLDRWEPEPSRLLVLAFVWGASLAVIVSIVLEVALGSPDGSTSFASVAIRAPFIEEAAKGAFLLLMLTGRRRLELNSLTDCLVYAGITAAGFAWLEDIAYIGSGNTLGESVLTAIVRLGLGPFAHSLFTSMTGVGVYYALRQRSAAGKLLCIAAGYLVAVLMHGLWNGSSFLGFKGYLAVYVLWMVPMFVLMIVVGVRSRRKEQRVVAAKLPGMVAAGLITPNEATWLGSLKERKHAIATARGISGGPGAAAVKNFAAQVVELAFVRDRIEQGSRDPRDIAMQTEEAYAVMAARAAAPVLQALSGYRAPLTR; encoded by the coding sequence ATGCCCGGATTCGGCCAGCGGATCAAGAAGGTGGGCGCGCCGATCGGCGTCATCATCGCCCTTGCCCTGGTGACGGGGTTGATCATCGCGGGCCTGCTCCTGTCCAATCCGGTCGGCGCGATGATCGGGCTGGTTCTCTCCAGCGTCGCGATCGGGATCGTGGTGCTGTGTTATCTGTGGCTGGATCGCTGGGAACCCGAGCCCTCACGGCTCCTTGTACTGGCGTTTGTCTGGGGCGCGTCACTCGCCGTCATCGTCTCGATCGTTCTTGAGGTGGCCTTGGGCTCGCCGGACGGCAGCACGTCCTTCGCGTCGGTCGCCATCCGTGCGCCCTTCATCGAAGAGGCCGCCAAGGGCGCATTTCTGCTCCTGATGCTGACGGGTCGGCGCCGCCTTGAACTCAACTCACTGACCGATTGCCTGGTGTACGCGGGCATCACCGCCGCCGGATTCGCATGGCTCGAAGACATCGCCTACATAGGTAGTGGCAACACCCTCGGCGAGTCGGTGCTGACCGCGATAGTCCGCCTCGGACTCGGCCCGTTCGCGCATTCGCTGTTCACGAGCATGACCGGCGTCGGCGTGTACTACGCCCTGCGGCAACGCAGTGCCGCAGGGAAACTTCTCTGCATCGCGGCTGGATACCTGGTCGCCGTGCTCATGCACGGGCTATGGAACGGCTCTTCCTTCCTCGGATTCAAGGGCTACCTGGCCGTGTACGTGTTGTGGATGGTGCCGATGTTCGTGCTGATGATCGTGGTCGGCGTGCGGAGCCGGCGCAAGGAACAGCGCGTGGTCGCCGCGAAGCTACCGGGCATGGTGGCAGCCGGGCTGATCACCCCCAATGAGGCAACCTGGCTCGGATCACTCAAGGAACGCAAACACGCTATTGCGACGGCCAGAGGAATCAGCGGAGGTCCTGGAGCTGCCGCGGTGAAGAATTTCGCGGCGCAAGTCGTGGAACTCGCCTTCGTGCGGGACCGGATCGAGCAGGGTTCCCGGGATCCGCGCGACATCGCGATGCAGACCGAAGAGGCATACGCGGTGATGGCAGCCCGAGCCGCCGCACCGGTCTTGCAAGCACTCTCGGGCTATCGGGCACCCCTCACGAGGTAG
- a CDS encoding SRPBCC family protein, with product METIEVRRIIAAPIADVFDWVSNADNYTNAPLFVAAKLVRPGSGAAYGAGAIRRFIFPFAVVHEEITHFDPPHSFGYRVIKSNPPVRHEGGAVVLTSTAQGTNLVWSSTAELRLPVLSEQATRLVLPRLFGRAFSQVLDAAQSALEARATR from the coding sequence ATGGAGACCATCGAGGTACGCCGCATCATCGCTGCCCCGATTGCCGACGTTTTCGACTGGGTCAGCAACGCTGATAATTACACCAACGCGCCGCTGTTCGTGGCGGCCAAGCTGGTACGTCCCGGCAGCGGTGCCGCATATGGAGCCGGCGCCATTCGGCGATTCATCTTCCCCTTCGCCGTTGTGCACGAAGAGATCACACACTTCGACCCACCCCACTCATTCGGCTATCGCGTCATCAAGAGCAACCCGCCGGTGCGGCACGAAGGCGGTGCGGTAGTCCTGACGTCAACTGCCCAGGGCACGAACCTCGTCTGGTCGTCCACCGCCGAGCTTCGGCTGCCCGTTCTCTCCGAACAAGCAACGCGACTGGTCTTGCCACGGCTATTTGGTCGAGCATTCTCTCAGGTCCTCGACGCTGCGCAATCCGCGCTTGAGGCTCGCGCCACCCGATAG
- a CDS encoding flavin-containing monooxygenase has protein sequence MSDMSRDELVDVLIVGAGISGINAAIRLSAAGRSFRIVERRERIGGTWDLFRYPGIRSDSDIYTLSFGYHPWHERNTIADGADIRDYLEHAARDYDIAGRITFSAKVTGADFGTGTDTWSVRVETPEGTMTYRARFLYLCTGYYNYDDGYTPEFPGVENFSGQLIHPQHWPEDLDCAGKQVTVIGSGATAITLVPSLARAGAKVSMLQRSPSYIYPIARVDTVVNLARKVLPLSVVQHFARIWLGGFNWIMYQVCRKAPGFAKWFLRRRITKLLPADYPVDVHFTPRYNPWDQRVCADTDGDLFEAISNGGVRMVTDTIDTFTPSGIRLGSGEELPADVVITATGLNLQIFGGIALSVDGLPIDSPSRFIYKGYLIEGVPNAAWSVGYTNASWTLRADLSARAVVRLLDYMDRRGYTHAYPDRHGEELEARPFFNLSSGYVQRGDAHMPRSGVSGPWAIRHNYVLDFLAFHRDRIDENMRFGTAASKAISPAA, from the coding sequence ATGTCGGATATGTCGAGAGACGAGCTCGTAGACGTTCTCATCGTGGGTGCCGGAATCTCCGGCATCAATGCGGCCATCCGGTTGAGCGCCGCCGGACGCAGTTTCCGCATCGTCGAGCGCCGCGAACGCATCGGCGGAACCTGGGACCTGTTCCGGTACCCAGGAATACGCTCCGACAGCGATATCTACACGCTGAGTTTTGGCTACCACCCCTGGCACGAACGTAACACCATCGCCGACGGTGCGGACATTCGTGACTATTTGGAGCACGCTGCCCGGGACTACGACATCGCCGGGCGTATCACCTTCTCCGCGAAGGTCACTGGCGCCGACTTCGGAACCGGCACCGATACCTGGTCAGTGCGCGTCGAGACCCCGGAAGGGACGATGACCTATCGCGCACGGTTCCTGTACCTGTGCACCGGCTACTACAACTATGACGATGGATACACGCCGGAGTTCCCCGGGGTGGAGAACTTCTCCGGACAATTGATCCATCCCCAGCACTGGCCCGAGGACCTGGACTGCGCCGGCAAGCAGGTGACGGTCATCGGCAGCGGCGCCACGGCCATTACCCTGGTGCCCTCGCTGGCGCGCGCCGGCGCCAAGGTGAGCATGCTGCAGCGTTCCCCGAGCTACATCTACCCGATCGCCCGCGTCGACACGGTGGTGAATTTAGCTCGAAAAGTGCTACCACTCAGCGTTGTCCAACATTTCGCACGCATCTGGCTGGGTGGATTCAACTGGATCATGTACCAGGTATGCCGCAAGGCACCCGGTTTCGCGAAATGGTTCCTCAGGCGCCGCATCACCAAGCTGCTCCCCGCCGATTACCCGGTCGATGTGCACTTCACGCCGCGCTACAACCCGTGGGATCAGCGCGTGTGCGCAGACACCGACGGCGACCTCTTCGAGGCCATCAGCAACGGCGGAGTCCGGATGGTCACCGACACCATCGACACCTTCACCCCTTCTGGTATCCGGCTGGGCTCGGGCGAGGAACTGCCTGCCGATGTGGTGATCACCGCAACGGGGTTGAACCTGCAGATTTTTGGGGGCATCGCGTTGAGTGTGGACGGCCTCCCCATCGACTCCCCCAGCCGGTTCATCTACAAGGGCTATCTCATCGAGGGCGTGCCGAACGCCGCATGGAGCGTGGGGTACACCAATGCGTCATGGACACTGCGCGCCGATCTGAGCGCGCGGGCCGTGGTGCGGCTTCTCGACTACATGGATAGGCGCGGATACACCCACGCCTATCCGGACCGTCACGGCGAGGAACTCGAAGCGCGGCCATTCTTCAATCTGTCTTCCGGATACGTGCAGCGTGGAGATGCCCATATGCCGCGCTCGGGAGTGTCGGGGCCGTGGGCCATCCGGCACAACTATGTGCTGGATTTTCTTGCGTTCCACCGCGATCGGATTGACGAGAACATGCGGTTCGGTACCGCCGCATCGAAGGCGATCTCGCCAGCGGCCTAG
- a CDS encoding TetR/AcrR family transcriptional regulator yields the protein MSESKPGRRERYAALTRSAIVEAARMLFVDRGFDDTSVDDIADAAQVSKGAIYHHFKDKQEIFIDVYRDATKGVIENVVKVLIDVPAGSWDRIEAAASAVIKGYTDNREPRVLVRQVMGVLGAERTQALEGELALPLIRTLLTEAEENGELRDLSIEKASQLIFRVLCESSLLIANSADYTEAAQEVETVMLYMFAGLRKPPATARARRKS from the coding sequence ATGAGCGAATCCAAGCCGGGTCGCCGCGAGCGCTATGCCGCGCTGACACGCTCGGCGATAGTCGAGGCCGCCAGAATGCTATTTGTCGACCGAGGGTTCGACGACACATCGGTGGACGACATCGCCGACGCGGCCCAGGTGAGTAAAGGTGCCATCTACCACCACTTCAAAGACAAACAAGAGATATTCATCGACGTGTACCGCGATGCCACCAAAGGTGTCATCGAAAACGTCGTGAAGGTTCTCATCGATGTACCCGCCGGGTCATGGGATCGGATTGAAGCCGCGGCGAGCGCGGTGATCAAGGGATACACCGACAACCGTGAGCCGCGCGTGCTCGTACGTCAGGTCATGGGTGTGCTGGGCGCGGAACGCACCCAGGCACTGGAGGGTGAGTTGGCGCTACCCCTCATACGTACGCTGCTTACCGAAGCGGAAGAGAACGGCGAATTGCGGGACCTCTCGATCGAAAAGGCTTCCCAGCTGATTTTCCGTGTTCTGTGTGAATCTTCGTTATTGATCGCCAATTCCGCCGATTACACCGAAGCGGCGCAAGAGGTGGAAACAGTGATGTTGTACATGTTCGCCGGACTGCGTAAACCGCCGGCGACCGCACGCGCACGGCGTAAGAGCTAG
- a CDS encoding MarR family winged helix-turn-helix transcriptional regulator: protein MAQQNPEGRPDLAALMVPLGRSLMRAELPLLEAHGVSMWAYAVLTALRDNEASSQASLADAIGADRTRIIAVLDDLQERNLINRQPDPSDRRSNLLSLTAAGRKTVAAAQKAIQDNERRILAGVSAADRDAFLRVLTHLASLGDAEIAPRS, encoded by the coding sequence GTGGCGCAACAGAATCCCGAAGGCCGGCCCGATCTCGCGGCGCTGATGGTTCCGCTCGGCCGGTCCTTGATGCGTGCGGAGTTGCCTCTTTTGGAGGCGCACGGTGTATCGATGTGGGCCTACGCCGTGCTTACGGCATTGCGCGACAATGAGGCAAGCAGTCAGGCCAGCCTGGCCGATGCCATTGGCGCCGACCGTACCCGCATCATCGCGGTACTGGACGATTTGCAGGAACGGAATTTGATCAATCGGCAACCCGACCCCAGTGATCGGCGAAGCAATCTGCTCTCACTGACCGCGGCCGGCCGCAAAACCGTTGCGGCGGCGCAGAAAGCGATTCAAGACAACGAAAGACGGATCTTGGCCGGCGTATCGGCGGCGGATCGCGACGCATTCTTGCGCGTACTGACGCATTTGGCGAGCCTTGGCGATGCGGAGATCGCGCCCAGAAGCTAG
- a CDS encoding alpha/beta fold hydrolase — translation MSARLEENRHSVNTDHGRLSYLDIGTGPVVVFVHGVLTNSLLWRNVVTAAAATGRRCIALDLPGHGRTSVPAAHVDVTLSGLAELVVAFLDGIGIDQFDLVANDTGGAVAQIMAAGHPHRIRTLALTNCDTEGHVPPKLFKPVVALARPSLMAAIGPRFFARPAVLRTLLGAGYRKPGRLPDDIVESYGRPVFGTAESSRFLSKMLRAMDTRDLEAARAGLAAFSKPTLIAWGLGDYFFPLKYGQRLAELFGGPVTFETVPDAKLYFPDEDADRLLPLLYRHWDSVGQREPSAEVGG, via the coding sequence ATGAGCGCGAGGCTCGAGGAGAACCGCCACAGCGTCAACACTGACCACGGCCGCCTCAGCTACCTCGATATCGGCACCGGCCCGGTCGTGGTGTTCGTTCACGGAGTGCTCACCAACAGCCTGCTCTGGCGCAACGTGGTGACCGCGGCCGCGGCAACTGGGCGGCGCTGTATTGCCCTGGATCTGCCCGGTCACGGACGCACATCCGTTCCGGCGGCACATGTCGACGTCACCCTGTCTGGGCTCGCCGAACTTGTCGTCGCCTTCCTCGACGGCATCGGAATCGACCAGTTCGACCTGGTGGCCAACGACACCGGGGGAGCGGTCGCGCAAATCATGGCCGCCGGCCACCCCCATCGAATCAGGACCTTGGCCCTGACCAACTGTGATACCGAAGGTCACGTGCCGCCGAAACTGTTCAAACCGGTAGTGGCGCTGGCCCGGCCATCACTGATGGCCGCGATCGGTCCACGATTTTTTGCGCGGCCCGCAGTGCTCAGAACGCTCTTGGGTGCTGGCTATCGGAAACCCGGCCGCCTGCCGGACGACATCGTCGAATCGTATGGACGGCCCGTGTTTGGCACCGCTGAGTCGTCACGCTTCCTGTCAAAGATGCTGCGGGCCATGGATACACGTGACCTTGAGGCTGCGCGCGCCGGTCTGGCGGCGTTCAGCAAGCCAACGTTGATCGCGTGGGGGCTAGGGGACTACTTCTTTCCACTCAAGTACGGGCAACGCCTGGCCGAACTTTTCGGTGGTCCCGTGACCTTCGAGACTGTGCCCGACGCCAAACTGTACTTTCCCGATGAGGACGCAGATCGGCTTCTGCCGCTGCTGTACAGACACTGGGATTCGGTGGGTCAGCGGGAACCCTCCGCCGAGGTGGGGGGTTGA